One genomic region from Chionomys nivalis chromosome 17, mChiNiv1.1, whole genome shotgun sequence encodes:
- the LOC130889158 gene encoding cytochrome b-c1 complex subunit 10, which produces MLSKFLGPRYRELAKNWIPTASMWGAVGAVGLVWATDWRLILDWVPYINGKFKKDD; this is translated from the coding sequence ATGCTGAGCAAGTTTCTGGGCCCACGCTATCGGGAACTGGCCAAGAACTGGATCCCCACTGCCAGCATGTGGGGTGCTGTGGGTGCCGTGGGGCTGGTGTGGGCCACAGACTGGCGTTTGATCCTGGACTGGGTACCTTACATCAACGGCAAGTTTAAGAAGGATGATTAG